In Candidatus Nitrosotalea sinensis, the sequence GGAATTGCTCTCCGGCATGGAACTAAAGTTTGGTGATCAAATTGCAAAAACCAAGGGAAAGAAAATTGAAGAAAAATTTATAAAATTTATGATAAATTTCTTTGAAAGTAAAGATGCTAGAGTTAAAGTAAAACTTGTAGACGCCTAGACTCTTCTTCCTCTTTTACCACCCTTCTTTCTAGTGGTATCATGAGGGATTGGTGTTACATCATCAATTCTTCCAATCTTGAATCCGCCTCTTGCTAGTGCTCTAATTGCTGCTTGTGCGCCAGGACCTGGTACACGTGAGCCTACACCGCCTACTGCTCTTACTCGTATGTGAAGACCAGTAAAGCCCTTGTCATGTGCTGCCTCTACAACTGCTGCAGTTGATTTCATTGCAGCATATGGAGATGACTCGTATCTGTCTGCGTTAACATGTCGTCCACCGGAACTAATTGCCACAGTCTCTGCACCTGAAACATCGGTGATGTGTACTATGGTATTGTTAAAACTACTGAAGATGTGGGCAATACCCCATTTCTCCTTAGCTTCTTGTGTAGACAACATTTGAAGACTCTATAACGGGTTTAAAAAACATTTGTTAAAAGGCTAGGTTCGGGTTTGGAAATGGTAGAAGAATGTTAAGTCGGGAATCTACGCCAGTTTTTTAAAGTTTCATGATTAGTTTCAAATTGTGAACAAAAAACTGATTCTTGCCATTTTAATTCCATCTGCGATTTCTTTTATTCCATTATTTTTCATCACACGAGATTATATGAGTTATTTATATTGGATGAATCATGACACGAGTCATTGGAGTTGTAATGGACACACCCTTTGTTCGTCTTCCCTAAATACTGGGTTAATGTGCAAAAAAGCCTATGAAAATCATAATTATGCATCTTTCCATGATTTGTGTACGATACGTGGCTTTAATGCGGATGATAATGGAGAAGTTTACTTTACTAGTATCGGAATAAGCATAATTCCTGTTA encodes:
- a CDS encoding 30S ribosomal protein S11, with translation MLSTQEAKEKWGIAHIFSSFNNTIVHITDVSGAETVAISSGGRHVNADRYESSPYAAMKSTAAVVEAAHDKGFTGLHIRVRAVGGVGSRVPGPGAQAAIRALARGGFKIGRIDDVTPIPHDTTRKKGGKRGRRV